The Hymenobacter oligotrophus genome segment AAGGCAACGAGCAAGCCCTGCAACTGCTGCCCGAGTAGGCGCCTCTAGGTGCCCGCCGCTGCCGGTAGCAAACCAGCCCCCGGCACCCACCCTGCAGGGTGGGTGCCGGGGGCTGGCCCTAGGTGCGCCTGCGCAGTTTTGCGCCAAATAGGCAATGCCGCACGGTGTAAGCCTTGGGCAGTGATTTATTGCACCGAAACGGCATGGGTAAGCACCTGCCGGCCGTGCTCCACGCGCAGGATATACATGCCCACCGGCAGTTGCGCCGTGCTGAAGGTGGTTTCGGTAATTGCCCCGGCCGGCAGCAATGTTTGCTCGGCCACCTGCCGGCCCACCAGGTTCAGCAGCACAGCGCGTGCGGCCGGGCCGGTGTGGCCCTCGAGGCGCAACGTAAACTGCTCGCGAGTGGGGTTGGGGTACACGCTGCACGCCCTGATGGGCGCCGCAGGAGTTTCGGCAACGGGCGGCGTGCTGCGGTCGTCGTGGTGGCCGTAGCGGGCCAAGTAACCGCTGGTAAAGGTGCTCTGGAGCGTGGTGTTGCCGAACTGGCACGTGCCCGTGAACACGCCCGTCATGTACACATTCTCGCGGGCATCGAGGGCGAGCATACCAGTCGAGCTGGTGCCGGGGCCGCCCACCAGCACCGGGCGCATGGGTTGGCCGCTGGGTTGCAGCTGCACCCAAAACGCCTGGTTGGTGCCTTCCGACGACAGGTTCAGGATACCCGATACAAATACTTTGCCCGTGCGCGGGCTCACGGCCAGGTCGCCGTCGTAGTCGTCGGAGGGGCCACCTAGGGCGGTGGCCCAAGCCACGCGCCCGTCGCGGTTGTAGCGCACCACGGCCACATCGGTGCCGCCGTGGCTGGTGGCGGTTTTGTTGCCGAAAGTGCGGCTTCCCGAAAACCAGCCCGTTAGGTACACGTTGCCTTGGCGGTCGGCGGCCAGGCTGTTGCCGTCGCCGAAGGCGGCCGGCGCCTGCAACCATTGCAACTGGCCGCGGCGGGTATCAAATTTGGCCAAAAACAACGATTGGCTATTGTTGGCCGGAATGCTTTGCCCGGCTAGCTGCATGCCGCCGATGTGGTTACCGCTCACGTAACAGTTACCAAAGTTGTCAAGCGCTATGGCCCGGCCTACGTTACCGCCAAAGTCGGCCGCGCTCTGCCACATGTGCGCCCAGCGCACAGTGCCCTGGGGCGTGTAGCTGGCCAGGTAGGTTTGGCGCTGGCGGTTGGCAAACGTAAAATTGCCAATGTGCACTTGGCTGCCGCTGGCAGTGCCCGTGAGGTAAGCGTTGCCCATCACGTCGAGGGCCACGGCCCAGGCCGAGCAAGTGCTGTACAGCTCCGTACCCGAAGCACTGATTTGCTGCACCCATTGCACCTGCCCTGCAGCGTTGCATTTCAATAAAAAACCTGCCTCGCCGCTTGCAGGTGTTTGCGAGGTAATTTGCTGGTTGCGGCCGTAGCTGAGCGTGCCCTGAAAACTACCGGCCACGTAGCTGTTGCCCCGGGCATCGACTTGCACGCGGTAACCTAGGGCAAGGGCGCTGCTGGGCAGCTGCGTGGCCCACACCACCTCGCCCGAAGGTCGGCACTTGGCCACGTACAGGCTTAGCCCGCCCGGCGCGGTAAGCTGGGTGCTGCCGAGGCGCAGCGTGCCGCTCACGCGGCCGGTTAGGTACACGTCGCCGTTAACGTCGGTCGCCACGTCCATCACGGCGTTTATGTCGGAAAAGGCTTGCACCCATTGCAGGTTGCCGTTGGGTTGGGCCTGAGCTCCAACCCCAACCAATAAGCACAAGGCGAGTAGCAGTTGTTTCATACTTGAAATAGGATAACGAGATGAAAAATGGATGGCGCAAAGCCTGCGGTGCGGGCAACTTAGCTCCCCTGTACCCGCACGGAAACGAGCCCTAGAAATGCGGCTCCGTATTAATTGAAACACACTCAGCCAACCAATGCAGCCTCGGCTTCAATAGCCCGCTGCCCACTAACCGCTGCGCACACCGTATAGAGCAGCTAGTAACACAATTCGCATACTAAAGCTAACAGCAGTTGGCATCAATGCAAGAAAAAATTGAAACGCTGTACCGCGCTAAGTTTCATTGTTGCGTAATAGATTTATAATTGGGTGGCTTAATATTCTGTAAATAAGTAGTTTAATCGGTTATATGCAGGATTTTAAGTATTCATGAGCTGGTGCGTGTATAAAGCAACTTGCTTCAACAGCCAGCATTGGGCAACTAGCGCCACCGGCAACCAGCAATGCGAACTGAGTAGCATACTGCGCTGAATTTTCTGGCTGTGGGGCTTACCTCAGGTAGCGCTTTTGCGAGCGGAAGGCCGAGCCGCTGATGCTGCCTTCGCAAACATGCCTTTACTACCCCCGCACCATGCCCAGGTGGTATT includes the following:
- a CDS encoding T9SS type A sorting domain-containing protein, producing MKQLLLALCLLVGVGAQAQPNGNLQWVQAFSDINAVMDVATDVNGDVYLTGRVSGTLRLGSTQLTAPGGLSLYVAKCRPSGEVVWATQLPSSALALGYRVQVDARGNSYVAGSFQGTLSYGRNQQITSQTPASGEAGFLLKCNAAGQVQWVQQISASGTELYSTCSAWAVALDVMGNAYLTGTASGSQVHIGNFTFANRQRQTYLASYTPQGTVRWAHMWQSAADFGGNVGRAIALDNFGNCYVSGNHIGGMQLAGQSIPANNSQSLFLAKFDTRRGQLQWLQAPAAFGDGNSLAADRQGNVYLTGWFSGSRTFGNKTATSHGGTDVAVVRYNRDGRVAWATALGGPSDDYDGDLAVSPRTGKVFVSGILNLSSEGTNQAFWVQLQPSGQPMRPVLVGGPGTSSTGMLALDARENVYMTGVFTGTCQFGNTTLQSTFTSGYLARYGHHDDRSTPPVAETPAAPIRACSVYPNPTREQFTLRLEGHTGPAARAVLLNLVGRQVAEQTLLPAGAITETTFSTAQLPVGMYILRVEHGRQVLTHAVSVQ